CCGATACGGCACTCGCGCTCCCTGCGGCAGAAGCTTCTACCGCGAAGGCCGGAGGCCTCCTGGGTGGACTCGGCAATCTTGGAAGTCTGGCGAATATGGAACAGCTCAAGGGAATTGTTGACCGGATGGGCGGTATTGACGGAATCGTCAACACCATGGGCAAGGTGCAGAAGGTGATGCAGGGCTTTTCACAGATGGCTCCGATGGTGAAGCTTGTGATGGGCGGGTTCGGCAAAGGCAAGGGGAGCGGAGCGGGAGAGCTCGCCGCCGAAGAGGATGCAGCCCTCTATAGCCCCAAACGGCGCAAAAAAAGACGCCCCGTCCCGAAGCGCCGCAATACCACCTCCAAAAAGCGTAAATCCGGTGGGTCTTCCTCCGTTAAGCGCCGCCGTTCCTAAGCGGCGGCGCTTAACGCGCTTTTCTTTTACTTAAACCAGCCGCTCCGCCGGAACCAGCCGAACATTCCGATTCCCAGCACCAGCATAAGCAGCAGCACCGCAAAATAGCTGTATTTCCATTCCAGCTCCGGCATCACCCTGAAGTTCATTCCATAGATTCCTGCAATCAGCGTCAGCGGCATAAATACCGTGGTAATCACCGTGAGTGTCTTCATAATGGAGTTCATCCGGTTGGAGTTGAGCGAGATATAGCTGTCACGCAGGTCGGCGGTCATTTCCCGGTCAACTTCAATCATGTCGGTCAGCTTCAGCAGATGATCATAGATATCGCCGAAATAGACCCGCTCCTCCCCATTGCTCTGCACATGCTGCGAATTGACGATCCGGTACATCAGATCACGCATTGGCACAATCGTCCGCCGCAGCTTCAGCAGCCTTCCGCGCACATTGAAGACCTGGCTCATCAGCTCCTCCACCGATTCGTTGCCGCCCTGGCTCTCCAGATCCGCGAGTTCATCCTCCAGCGTATACAGGGACGGGAAATATCTGTCCACCAGCTTGTCCATCACCGTGTAAGCAGCGGCCATCGGCCCGCCCGACCAGCCCTTGCGGCTATGAATCTCAGCTTTGACCATCTGCCACGCTTCCTCCATCTCCGGCTTGTCCTGATGATGGTAGGAGACGAGGAATTTCGGGCTGAGGAACAGGTCGATCTCTTCGGCCTCCAGCGTCCGCTCATTCAGCGAATGCAGCACGAAGAATTGCACGTCCTCGTAATAATCCAGCTTCGGCCGCTGCAAGACATGCATACAGTCTTCAATGGCCAGCGGGTGAAAATGAAAATAAGTATCCAGCTTCAAGGTTTCTTCCTCCGTCGGCATAGCGAAATCCGCCCAGATCCAGGCATAATCATCCAGGACAATATCCTGAAGCAGCAGATCGGTCAGTATCTCGCCCGTATGCGTTACGGCAAGTGTTCGTATCATAATATAAGTCCTCCGCCCTATGTAGGCAATTCGCAGCAGAGCCGCGCTGTTCTAATTGCTTCCTCCCATTGTACAGCATGTCTACGCAAAAAAATAACCGCCAGCCCGCTGACCAGCGGCTCCGGAGGTTTCTTGGTCTTGCCTCTGTAGTTGACGATGCCATTTGCAGCAAAAGGCCCGGACCCATGGTCCCGTATCCGGCTTAGCGCCCCAAGCCTTCCAGCACCTCCAGATGCAGCACCTGCAGGAATTTCTTAATGTTCACCTTCACCTTGCCGCTATCCCGGCCCTGTTCGATCTCCTTCATCTTCAGACGCACCTCTTCAAAGTCGAAATATAGCGGCGCATAGTGCTCGAACTTCGGATTTCCGTAATCCGTCAGACCGATGGACGCGAGACTTGTCAGACCCGCCGCCAAGGCGCGGCGCAGACGCTGCTCAATAGCCTTGACCTCTTTGGCTGCCTCTGCAGGCACCGGTCTGTACTTGGCAGCAGTCAGCTCATACAGCTCCTTCAGAGACGGAAGACTTCCACTATTCCCTTCGGCTACCGCCAGTTCCATGATCGTGATAATATCACGGCTGCCATTCTCCGAAATCATGCCCATATTCATCAGAATCGGCTGGACAATCTCCTTGACGGTCCGTTTGCCCGGCGGCAGCTGCGGCAGTCCGAACTGCAGGCCCTCCAGCTTGCCCAGCGTCAGTTTGATCTCATCGAGGTAACGGCCCATGGCGTAACGTTCATTCACTTTATATAGAACAGATTCGACTTCAATCTTGTTGATCGGCTTGCGGATGAAGAATTCAATCCCGCTCCTGTAGGCGCGGCT
The sequence above is a segment of the Paenibacillus sp. FSL R7-0204 genome. Coding sequences within it:
- a CDS encoding tyrosine protein kinase, which encodes MPQHYYNHSRQQGRSLAEPYNPSPYPGLSAYTPAPLPGEPELLPAYGAEVTDTALALPAAEASTAKAGGLLGGLGNLGSLANMEQLKGIVDRMGGIDGIVNTMGKVQKVMQGFSQMAPMVKLVMGGFGKGKGSGAGELAAEEDAALYSPKRRKKRRPVPKRRNTTSKKRKSGGSSSVKRRRS
- the corA gene encoding magnesium/cobalt transporter CorA — its product is MIRTLAVTHTGEILTDLLLQDIVLDDYAWIWADFAMPTEEETLKLDTYFHFHPLAIEDCMHVLQRPKLDYYEDVQFFVLHSLNERTLEAEEIDLFLSPKFLVSYHHQDKPEMEEAWQMVKAEIHSRKGWSGGPMAAAYTVMDKLVDRYFPSLYTLEDELADLESQGGNESVEELMSQVFNVRGRLLKLRRTIVPMRDLMYRIVNSQHVQSNGEERVYFGDIYDHLLKLTDMIEVDREMTADLRDSYISLNSNRMNSIMKTLTVITTVFMPLTLIAGIYGMNFRVMPELEWKYSYFAVLLLMLVLGIGMFGWFRRSGWFK
- a CDS encoding response regulator → MPLSFCIVDDDASARRMLQHIIEDSGLGEVTGTAASGQEGIALILSETPDIVLMDLLMPDQDGIETILSLQAQGCRSKFVMISQIENGDMVSRAYRSGIEFFIRKPINKIEVESVLYKVNERYAMGRYLDEIKLTLGKLEGLQFGLPQLPPGKRTVKEIVQPILMNMGMISENGSRDIITIMELAVAEGNSGSLPSLKELYELTAAKYRPVPAEAAKEVKAIEQRLRRALAAGLTSLASIGLTDYGNPKFEHYAPLYFDFEEVRLKMKEIEQGRDSGKVKVNIKKFLQVLHLEVLEGLGR